One Bos taurus isolate L1 Dominette 01449 registration number 42190680 breed Hereford chromosome 14, ARS-UCD2.0, whole genome shotgun sequence genomic region harbors:
- the THEM6 gene encoding protein THEM6 precursor, which produces MLELLVALLALALAYFALLDGWYLVRVPCAVLRARLLQPRVRDLLAEQSYAGRVLPSDLDLLLHMNNARYLREADVARIAHLTRCGVLEALRALGARAVLAASCARYRRSLRLFEPFEVRTRLLGWDDRAFYVEARFISLRDGFVCALLRSRQHVLGTSPERVVQHLCKRRVEPPELPADLQHWIAYNEASSQLLRAESGLHDILKEQ; this is translated from the exons ATGCTGGAGCTGCTCGTAGCGCTGCTGGCCCTGGCCCTCGCCTACTTCGCATTGCTGGACGGCTGGTATCTCGTTCGCGTGCCGTGCGCTGTGCTGCGCGCGCGCCTGCTGCAGCCGCGCGTCCGCGACCTGCTGGCTGAGCAGAGCTATGCGGGCCGCGTCCTGCCCTCGGACTTGGACCTGCTGCTGCACATGAACAACGCGCGCTACCTGCGCGAGGCCGACGTGGCACGCATCGCGCACCTGACCCGCTGTGGTGTGCTCGAGGCACTGCGCGCGCTCGGGGCGCGCGCAGTGCTGGCCGCTTCTTGCGCGCGCTACCGCCGCTCTCTGCGTCTGTTCGAGCCGTTCGAGGTGCGCACACGCCTACTGGGCTGGGACGACCGAGCCTTCTACGTGGAGGCGCGCTTCATCAGCCTGCGCGACGGCTTCGTGTGCGCGCTGCTGCGCTCGCGCCAGCACGTGCTGGGCACCTCGCCAGAGCGAGTTGTTCAGCATCTGTGCAAGCGCAGG GTGGAGCCCCCGGAGCTGCCGGCCGACCTGCAGCACTGGATCGCCTACAATGAGGCCAGCAGCCAGCTGCTCCGGGCCGAGAGTGGGCTCCACGACATTCTCAAGGAGCAGTGA